The genomic DNA GCAAATACTTAAAAGTAAAAAGATAGATATTAGTATGACAGAAGAGAATCATTGTTACGAAAATGCCATGGCTGAACGCGTAAACGGCATACTTAAAGATGAATTTTACCTTGACCAGACCTTTGATAACGTAGCCCACGCCAAAAGAGCTGCAAAAAATGCAATTAATTTATACAATGAAGTAAGATTACATTTATCTTTAGATTATAAAACACCTAATATGGTATATAAATTATCAGCGTAAATTCAATTTTAAACTGTAGCCATATTTCAGGACAAGACATTTGGAAAAAAATTGTAACAGAAAAGAAAATTGATAGACTTATTCATCAATCAATCAAAAAAAATCATAAAATGAATTCATCTATCAAATCATTAATTTTCGCTTTCATAACCTTTCTAACATTAAATTCCTTTTCTCAAAACACAAATAAAGAACTATTCAATAGAATTGACACTTATTTGAAATTGAGCGAAACAAATGGTTTTTCTGGAGCAGTTTTAGTATCTAAAAAAGGTGAAATTGTTTTATCTCAAGGATATGGATGGGCTGATAGGAAAAATAAAATTCCTAATTCACCATCAACGGTATTTAATATTGGTTCTGTAACAAAACAATTTACAGCATCTGCTATTTTAAAACTCGTAGAACAAGGAAAAATTAAAACATCAGATAAATTAAGCACATATTTTGCCCAGACGCCTATTGACAAAAGCGATATAACTATTCATCAATTATTAACGCATACATCAGGAATTTCAAATAGAACTGGTGGTTTTAGGTATGATGAGGCTAGTAAAAAACAGTTCCTAAAAGATTTTTTTGAATCAGAATTACAATCAAAACCTGGAACAAAACATCTATACGCAAATGCCAATTATATTATGCTCACTGCGATAATAGAAATAGTTTCAGGACAAACCTATAATTCCTTTCTAAATGATTTTTTGTTTGTTCCTTCTCAAATGAATAGTACAGGATACAAGAGTATAAATTTTAGCACAGAAAGACTAGCACACGGCTACTACTACAACAGAAATGATGAACAATGGGAAGATTGGGGAACAACCCAAGAGCATCTTCCTTACAATAACAATCATTGGTACAGTATAGGTAAAGGAGATATTCACTCTACCATTGAGGATTTATATAAATGGAATATTGCTTTAAAAAACAATGTAGTCTTAGCTTCAAACACAAAACTAGTTCAAGAAACATCATACGTAGCCGAAAATGACAAAAAGACATCATTTTATGCATATGGTTGGGCAATATCTCAAAGTAAAAGAGGCACTAAAATTGTTGCTCACAATGGTAGTAATGGGCTTTATTTTGCAGATTTTGTTAGGTTTGTAGACGATGACGTAGTTATCATATACATAACAAATGTGTTTTTAGGACCTAAATCAGAATATGTTGCAAGAGAAATTGGTAAAATGATTTTTGATTCAAATTACACGCCAAGTCCAATTTCTAGAAATATTTATGAATTAAGTTCTGAGTTTATGAAAACGAACCCATCGTCTAATGCAGAAAAAATACCTGACTTCTTACAGAAAGAACTTGGGAGAGAATTTAACGACCACGCCATCCTAAATCGATTAGGTTTTAGCAGATTAAAAAAAGAGGACAAACCAGACTGGGCATTAGAATTATTTAAACTCAATGTAAAGCTATTTCCAAAAGATGGTAATTTATGGGATTCACTTGGCGAAGCTTACTTAAAATATAATATGAACGATGAAGCCATCAAAAGTTACACAAAAGCAGTAGAGTTAGGTAATGAAAGTTCAAGAAAAGTATTGAATGAATTGTTGAAAAAAGAATAGACAGAAAAACTGTAGCCAACACCGTATATAATTTATTGCTAGTTCTAGCCTACTTACGAAAATCCTCGCGGATTTTCTATTCGGTTTTTATTTGCTAAATTAGGTGCTTAAACCACGCAACAAACAGTATACATAACCGTTGGCAACAAGCGCAAAACAGAACGCTGAAAAATGAATACGATAACAAAAAAACTTGATTTTAGCGGAGGAAAAAATAGTTGGTTTGACTTTTGGCACACACATATCGACTGGAATGGTGAAGGAAACAAAAGTTGGAATATAAGAAAAGAGTTTCTTGACAAACTACTGAGTGAATTTGAGAATGTTAAATTTGAACTCAAAAAATATCCGAATGAATACCAAACGTGGATTATGATTGACGAAAATGACAGCGGAGAAGATGGAATTTATATACATACAAAAAACCCGAATTCTGAAAACTTCCCTTTAAAAATTCAAACAGAAAAGAATATTAAATGCTTGAATCAAAATTTATCGGATTTTATGAAAAAAACAAATTTAGAAATGTTCGGATTTGAACACGAAGACGGAAATTATTTTTATCTGTCTGACAAAAATTACGGAATAAGTTTAACCGAATAAAAGCCAGTTGCCAACACCGTATAAAAATAATTGCTGTTTTTAGGCTTAACCAAAGGTCGTTGCAATTTTGTTACGTCTGATTTTCCTTCGGAAAATCCTCGCACACAAAACCGCAACTATTCTTATACAAAACCGTTCTGGTTAATGCTCCGCTACGCTACGCATT from Lacinutrix sp. 5H-3-7-4 includes the following:
- a CDS encoding serine hydrolase domain-containing protein: MNSSIKSLIFAFITFLTLNSFSQNTNKELFNRIDTYLKLSETNGFSGAVLVSKKGEIVLSQGYGWADRKNKIPNSPSTVFNIGSVTKQFTASAILKLVEQGKIKTSDKLSTYFAQTPIDKSDITIHQLLTHTSGISNRTGGFRYDEASKKQFLKDFFESELQSKPGTKHLYANANYIMLTAIIEIVSGQTYNSFLNDFLFVPSQMNSTGYKSINFSTERLAHGYYYNRNDEQWEDWGTTQEHLPYNNNHWYSIGKGDIHSTIEDLYKWNIALKNNVVLASNTKLVQETSYVAENDKKTSFYAYGWAISQSKRGTKIVAHNGSNGLYFADFVRFVDDDVVIIYITNVFLGPKSEYVAREIGKMIFDSNYTPSPISRNIYELSSEFMKTNPSSNAEKIPDFLQKELGREFNDHAILNRLGFSRLKKEDKPDWALELFKLNVKLFPKDGNLWDSLGEAYLKYNMNDEAIKSYTKAVELGNESSRKVLNELLKKE